Within the Trichoderma breve strain T069 chromosome 3, whole genome shotgun sequence genome, the region GGATCGTTTGTGCGCATGGCCCCGGGGGTCGCCGGGAACGACGGCTTGAGGCCATTGGATCGAGCCCTGCCGGCTTCTTGTGCTCGGCGATGGCACGCTTAGCGATAGAGCCGCACGCCTATGGCCTCTGGCCGATGCAGCCGCCTTGCCCCGGGTTTGAATGGGCGACGCAAGCCTCTGCCTCTCGGACTGCGACTGTGACTGCGACGGAGGGCGGGAGtgagcctgctgctgctgctgatttGCCTCGGGGGCAATATTTCGAAAGGTGACGGTGCATTGAACCGCCTCGCCCGCGAAGACGGTCTGATCGCGCCAGTGGACGAAGACTCGGAtgttgctgaagctgtcgGACATGGTGACGGCCCTCAGCGCAAGGCGGGAGCAGGGCGGCGGCCAGGACGAGGCCGAGCCGACATTTCCAACTCTGCGCTGCGTCTAGCCTTGCCTGAGGAGCACCGCACAGCTGGGCCGAGAAGTAGTGACGGGAGAGCGAGGGAAAATGGCGATGGTCGAGTGCGGTTGAGGTGGCAACGTCATGGTGTTGAGTTGATTCGAGCagggcgctggagctgctgtctGTCAATCCAGGCCCTGGAACAATCCGCTGGGGCCGGGCGGCAGCCAATCAGCGCCGGGCTCCCCGCCTGCTGCAGGTCCCTGGAAGCTTTGCGCCCCTCACTGGCGCTTGTCTTGTTTGCACAGGGCAAGGATGTATGTATTTGTGTATGTACCTTTTGCTAGGACCTACCTGTCTGGGTGCACTTGAATGCTCGTGTTTTGATGTCTAGCACGGCCAATGCTACTCTGATTCAGCCTAATCTAATGGCGAATCTGTCCTGGGTCTGAGCTAGCCGCCAATGGGTGCAACAAAACACTCCCGTCCATTTCATTCAATGATAATGTAGATGCGTATTCACTTGTATGTACAGTAAGACGGAATTGGGAGATGCAAatcagcagcagagcatgCAATTCGAGGCTCCCATTTTCCTGCACTCCCTTGCATGCACAGCGTGTCATATGAGATGAGGGACGGAAGAGTACAACAGTGTGGccaaagaaggaaatggagcccaaaaagaagacacATTAATCACCAACGAGTTGACAGCGCAAAATACACAAGTATACATACATTTAGCGATATAAGCACTTAATTAACTCATTAAGTGGTGCTTGTGTAGAGGAGCGCCTATTCAGCCAGCATCCGAAATCTActatataattatagtagCAACTGCTAGAAAAATACAGATGTAGTAGCAGCTATGagagaaatgtagatatagtacCTAATATTAGAGAATATATAGCTGTAGTATCTATTTCACAGACCTCACAAAAAGAGATGTCTTGTGCATTTCATCCCTCTTCAAAGCTCAACGCAGACACATGCCATATTGCAATCAGCCGCTAGATGTCCTCAATCCCAGCTGCCAGACTGTCCTCCAGAGATGTCCAATCTGCCTGGCCAAAAAAATCTTGAAGCAACCTCTGGGCTCTGGCTATAGGAACAACTTCCGTATAGTCACGGCCTTCATTTTCGGGATCGTCAGGGAATTCATGGTCTGGACGTAGTTTGCGCAAAATGGTAAGCACATCTGTCCAGTTGTACTCTGTTGCAAAGGCGAATATGCGCTCTGCTTTGACATTTGGGTCAAGAAGGGCTGCCACATGTAGACGAGCGGTGTCTCTGACGTCGACGAAATATTCTGGATGATGCATCATTTTTAGCAATCGAACTCTTGTCGCCGTAACTAAAATCTCTTGTTTACTTACGTGGTGGCAGCAATTCCAGGGCAGAGTAGTCTCGCTTGAAAAAGTTACGAACGAAGCCCATGGTAGAACCGTGCATATGCTCTGGTATCAAAATTCGGCCAAACTTGAGATTCATTAGCCAGTCCATTAGAAAAAGTGAATAGCCTGCGAGAGAGCCAAGAGTCTTTGCCTACATTGCAATTTGGCAATACAGTGTTAAGGACAAACCCGGGTTTATTCTCTTCCACCCACTTCCATGCAGCCCGTTCCCCTTCAGTCTTCGAAGCCGCGTACGTTATGTAGCCTTTTGCAGAGTCTGGCGCCTTGCCGCTCCATGCGAGAGCGACAACGTCGTCGTTCCACGTGTCTGAGAGATTATTAGGACAAGTCATATGTGTGCGTAGCTAGTACATGCAATTTATACTTACTCTCATCGACTTTGACGCCCTTTTTGTTGGCCTGAGGAATGATTGCCGCGGTAGAAGACGACGTCAGAACGAAGCGCTTCACTGACTCTTGACTCGAAGCGGCCTTGAGGGCATTGATTGTGCCATTTCGGACAGCCGGTATGATCCTATGAGGATCACTGGCAAGACTAACGTCTGTGGCCTAGGCGTAGGTTAGTGACTATAATACAGAGATTGGCATATCAGCCCATTTCTTACCACATGAATGATTCCGTCAGTCCCTttggcagcagaggcaaaggcgtcctcttcttccattgctGACACCACGATGCTCTCATATCTGCCCTTGCCGTATCTCTCTTCGAAGAAGCGATCCAACCATGGTTTACTTTGCCTAACAGTCCCGCGAACATTATATCCCAGCTCTAACAATACATCGACAACATGCGACGCAATGTACCCATTGGCTCCGGTGACTAGTACCAAACCTTCGGGAGGGATAGCGTACTCGGAGGGTCTCATACTGTCAGAAATTGCGCTCAGACTTTTCAATTGCTTCTGAATTCTTCAATTGTCGCTTGGTTGGAATGACGGTAAAGCTTTGCTGCCACTAGCAAGTCATTGTGAAATGATTAGGaaactatattatattatatcAAGACGCCCATGTTTCTTGCTTTCACAATCTTGATATAAAGATATAAAGACCCATTTAATTCCGTTATCCAAGACTTCATTCCGGTTGGAGCAGCTGACAAATAACCGCTTTATACTCTATCCGCTTTCATGTCCGCTTTCATGTCCGCTCTCCAGGGTATGATGTGATCAGCTGTCGCTTATCAGATTGAGCAAAAGATTGATTCGGGGGTTTGACTCTAAGGCTGTAGCGCAGCTATCTGCTGAACTAGCTACTCCATCATTATTGTCACTCCTATCTTGATTATAAATCTATCTATATCCTCTCAAATCTATATACAATGTCCACAAAAAGATTTCTCATGAGTTGCTGTTTTAACGAATCACATCtatgatgtgatgatgtgcTAGTCCTTCATAAATATACGAGAAAACGGCAAATACatcggtacatgtacatatatgCCCAACGTTACAAATCAGGAAGGTTTCAGAACGCAGGGATAATAGGTTACGCAAAGCCATCCTGATTTGTCAAGTGGGATAACGTATATATTTCCGCTACTCTTTGTATTTGTAAATGGCATATATGCAGAACGTGACAAATCAAGATGGGATAGCTTCGCGTAGGATTCACACGGTAGGGATACTGTGATTTACTATAGACGCCGCGTTTGGCCTGCCCCACCAACCAGCTTGTCTATGCGGAGTTTAACTGCCTGTAAATACTCCATGTTGTCCTACCTTATCCATTTTACTAGCTCTGTGCTCTACCGCTTCAATTACCTCTTGGCCACTCATCGTCTCCTGCTCGCTAGTTGTCACTTGATTGAACCCTCGTACTAATCCGTAATTACAAATGCGACTGATGAAAGACTATATACATCTTGTAGCAATTTTTCATTTTAAAACGTAAAAGGCGGAACCGGAGGGCTATGGCGCATGCCAAGTGCGGCGAGCGTTGTCAGATCTTAACTTTCACTTCAGACGGGATCTATGCTCCGGCATATACGATGGCCACATTGAAAAAGGCGGATGACAGAATTCTTATGGTACTGAGATTGTTTTCTCCTAGAAAAATGCATCAATGGTCATTCCAGAAAATTAATGAGCGAGCTCCCAGCTATCGGAGAGTGCATTCAATCGCGTAGTGTTAGATGCCTTCAATCCGACATGCTTATATCATAACCCTTCGCCAGGACCATGCTTCCAGCTTCGTAATTCTTCCCAGGGATTGCGGCGCAAAGACTGTCAACGAATGGTGCGTCATGTCATGCCAGATCTCCTACGGCTATATCTTATGGCGCAGATAAAGCTAGCCACATGCAAACTATCGTCCACACGTACTATGCGGAAACGCGGTTTATGATAGCAATCAAGCCTACAATAATGCATATAGACCAAGCTTTGTTGCTCATTCCTCCAAAATAAATCTCATGTGTCCCGTTCTGGTGAAATGGTCATCATTATGCAAAACAGCCCTTAGTTATGAAAGGCTATTAACGCACCtgagtctctctctctctctctctctacaaGTAACTATTTGTGACTATTCCTAAGACGCAACTCTAGGATTAGCTATGCTACGTCAGCCTTATAATGTAATCTTACCCTCCACATTTTTGCTACTGATATCATTAAACAAGCGCTTCCAGTACAAAGTATGTTGAAGAGGCAAAATCATAATACCATGAAAGTTTTCAACAAGATATCGAAACATACATATACCCCTCGAACAGCGCTCATTCTACCCCAAGGTTGTGAATGGCAGATATATACTACTTACCGTCCATACTTATCTTGGCGTTGGCACGATGGTATCACGTCAGTCCGTGaagtatttaaaaatttGCTCTCATTTAATTTCCTTTGGTGGAATCATCTACGAGAATGATCTGAAATTAAATCTCGCGATGATTCTTTACGCGGCTTTCTCAGCACCACCAAACACTCAAATTCTTTTCACCTGTCTTGCTTATGGGACAGACCTCTCTATACGAGCCTCAGAAGAGCGTATGGTTATATGTGTGTGGCATGACTTAGGGCCAGAAGGCACGGTATATGATTCGGATTGGGGGGCAATTGTGCGTCAGTGTACAACCACCCATCACCGGATTGGAAGCATTCGAGAGCTATATGGTCAACATGAGCACAATGACGAAATTTGCTAGATAGTTTCAAAAAAtagtttcttttctcccgaTGTCTTTGTTTCCGAATAGCCCAAGTAATGCAAAAGAGGTTGCTACTTAAGCAGGTACTCGAGGAGAGTAACAGAGCAAAAAGGTTGTTTACTCAAGCAGCAAAACAGGTTGCGAATTAGATGCAGAGTTTGGCTGCAAAGTGGCTGAGACAGAAATCGACTGTAAATATATAGATAAAAAAGCAATATGCTCTATGAAGACAGTTACCCTGCTGGATATGCCCGCCTCTAATAAAAACCCGATCCACACTGTTGTGACACAAAAGTCGTGGTAACCAACAGCATTCATTCACCGTGTCCTGCCGTTGCGTGGCGCTGGGGCGTTGCCGCCACGTTTCATTTCCAATTTCTTCCAACTCTCTCCTTGTTTAAATAGAAGAGTTCTTCCTTGGGATGCGCTGAGAATTGAGAGCGCGCAAAGTCAACAGCCATGGATGAAAATTCACCACAACAAAGCCCAAAGGCTAATTCACATGGCACACGGGGCACAGTGCCAGAAACTGCTCAGCCGGTTCATTCGACCAATTCCCGGCAGCCCAAACCAGACCTCAGGCTGTCCTCTCAATCGCCTTCCCTGCTGATAGAACTTCCCCGTGAGCTTCTGGGCAACATCGTGAGCCAGCTTGAGAACAGCGATCTCAAGAACCTCCGTCTCTCTTGCAAGCTTCTTGCTAGTACATCGGCCTTGCGCATCAAGCGTGTTTTCCTTTCTGCGAACCCGCTCAACGTCAGAGTTTTCCGCGCAATTGCTGACCATGAGGAATATCGCCATGGCGTTACTGAAATTGTCTACGACGATGCCCGGCTCCCACGATCTGCTTTTGAGGCTCAAGCGACACGGCGGCCCGAAATGTTGATCACAGGCCCTCCTCCTGACCCTCTCACTCCGTGGGAGGCAGAATTTCAGTCAACAGCTCaggaagcagatgaagagtGGTTTCAAAGTGCGCGAAAAGCGAACCTATGGGAAATCGGCGCCCATAAAAGCCATACTAAAGGCCAATGGGATAGTCTTACAAGAGAAAAACAGGCAGAGAGCGAGATGTCATACCCAGCATCGTGGGCATACTATCAGAATCTGGTCCGCCAACAGGACGAGGTTATTGCAAGCGGTGCTGATAAAGAAGCTTTTATATATGGCCTCCGACAGTTCCCCTCATTACGGACTGTCACCGTCACCCCTGCCGCCCATGGGATGTTGTTTAGCCCTCTCTATAAGACGCCAATGATTCGAGCCTTTCCATTTGGCTTCAACTACCCTCTTCCCCGCGGTTGGCCCGCACGTCGTGAGCCAGAGTCTCCTTTGGATGCCGCACCATGGGTGGACGAGGGGCGCGAGGCTTGGGCTAGGCAGGTCAGAGAAAATTGGCGTGGTTTTCTGTTTGTTGCTTGTGCTCTCGCACAAGAGCGGCAGCACCACCATGTCTCCGAGTTTCTCATTGACTCCAATCAACTTCAAACTGGGATTAGCTGCCGCTTGTTTGAGCAACCTTGCGAAGCGTTCATAGATGTGGTATCGATCCTTGAGCTTCCTGGCCTGCGAcgctttcatctctctcttaaCGTTGAGGGGCAGTATCTCTACAACTGGCAAGCTTTCCGAAGCGGGCTCTTGAAAGATGCACTTTCTAAAGCTGTGGATTTGGAGCAGTTTGCTCTAGCAACTGACATGGATATGGAGGAtccggatgaagaagaacctCCCTCATTGGAGGTCATTATCCCAATTAACTCTTGGCCAAAGCTTCAACATCTCAAATTGTGGAATTATCATGTCAAAAAATCCGAATTGCTCTTATTTTTAGCCCAGCTTCCACAAACGCTAAAGTTACTTGAGCTCGGCGTTCTGTTTTTTTACGATGGTGCGAGATACCTTGATCTGCTACAAGATATGCGCGACACCCTAGGTTGGCAAGAACGGCAAATTCGACCCAGTGTCAAGATTGCTCTCCCTCGTAGAGGTTACTACAGGGATGGACAGGCTATTGAGCTCAATAAGGAAATCGACGAGTTCTTGTATAATGGTGGTAACAATCCCTTTGCCGGAAAACCTACCCGTTCTGGAGTTCCTCGTGGTGTGGGCGTTATACGTGACGCATTTCTTGCGGACTTCGAGCAACCTTGGGATCTTCCACGGTGGCAATCTTCTGCTCAATCTCGCTAATCGCTTGGCAAGACACCATGCAAAGATAGCTAATATCTTGTAAAGTTGTCCAGCATATATAGGTTAGGGGGGAAATAAATGCGGTACTGCCTAGAAATGGACGAAATGAAGATTTAATCAATCCTAAACCTATTATTTATCACCACAACCCCAGCTTAGGTATTTTAATGCAACCTATTTGATTCTGATTCTCTGTCCACTATTCATAGCTACAGGTTACTACAGTAGTTATGGTTGTTGTATTAATGCAGACATACAGCCTAGAGCCCAGAGCAGTCCGTCTTGACCGCTAGATTCCACCCATGGAAAGAGGACAAATTAGTTCTTTATTTGTTGGTGTATTCTAGCATTCATCACCAACTTGTACATCTTGAAACCCGTTGCAGCCAGAAACCATGCCACATTACGTTGGCCTAGGGGCCAATATCTCAGTAGGCGTGGGGATGGTGGTAGAGGTAAGGGAATGTGAACTCGTTTGTACACCAACACAAACATAGACGCCCGCCTGAAGTCCGCCACAGTTTGTCTTGATGGCTTGGTTCCAGGCGTAAAAGGAAGCCAGGGGGATGCTCTCACTGCTCGCGATTGCGGCACACTCGTCTCCGGCATGAACACTGTGAAACTTCTTACAGTTTCTAGCCATTCCACTCTGTATCGGGGTGGGAGTTGTAACGCCAATTGGCAGAGTAGTAACAACTGAAGTAGTTCTAGTTGATGTCAAGACCCCAACGCAGACGTAAACACTGGCATGGAGCCCTGAGCAATTCGTCTTGATTGCAGGATTCCAAGCGTAAAAGTTGCCCAGCGAAATACTATAGTTTTGTGCAATATCAGAGCAGCCGTCTGCTATCTGAACTTTATAGAAGTTATCACACGCAGATGTCATTCCGGTCTGCACGGGTGACGGCGTAACAGTTCCTGTTCCACTGCTTGTTGTCCCCCCTATTGTTGTAGTGTAAGTTTCGTtattgtcgtcatcatcgtaaTACCCTAGAGGTGCACCGCCGCGTTCCGTCGTAACACAATAATGTGTACCCACGACAAGTGTCGAGCAATCTCGATTAACCGATGGATTCATGAAATGGAATTGGTCAATTGTAAGACGAAACATTTTCAGGATCTTCGCGCAAGAAACGCTTGCCACTGGTGTATACCAATTAGTGCAGTTGGTTACTTGACCACTTGCGCGGGGCCCAGGGGGAATAGTGGGTGTTGACGGGGCTGGTAAGTACATTGAAAAGGTTAACAGCTCGTATTGGTGTTGCCCATAGTTGTTCGAATAGGTAGACACGAAGACCTCGAGTTTACAGGTACCGTTACTTACCAGGTGTGGGAGATACCAAGAGTACGCAATAAGAAATATTTGCGGCAAGCGTGCATGGATAGGTATATCTATCGACAGAAACGCTGGAACCGCTGGAGACAGTGGTTGGGCTAGCTACCTGTATGCATGATGATTCCTCGGGGGCCGGGGTGCTGAAAGAAGTATCGTTTTTTTCAAGTGATGGATTCCAAAGAACAAGCTCCTAAAATCGCAGCTTGTCAGCTAGTCGGCGACACATCGACGAAGGCATGGAGAAGGACGAAACTTAAGGAGGAGAATCAAGCCAACAATTGATGCTTTCGAGTCAGTCATACCTCACGGTGATTCCATAAGCCCAAGCCAGATTCCAACAGTCTGCAGCTAGGTTTTCCGTAGTATTTGTGTTATTCATGTAAATGTAGCTGTAGCAATTGACAAGAAGTTAGTAATATCCAAATTTGAGTGGATGACGGAAGAGCCGGCGATCTTCTCACTCATAGCAATCTTTCCGCGTATTATTCGCGATGGGGATGATAGAATCGTTCACGGGCCAATTCGCTAGAGGATTGTCAATTTTTGGTAGTGAAGTAGTAGGAGTCTGGTTAAAGAGCGGTGCTGTAGCGCGAGGGCCATGTCCAGGATAGGTGGAAATATATCCGACAGGTTGGACACAGTAATAGTAGCCTAGCTCTAGGTTTGCACAATTGGACCATACTTCCGAGTTTAAGAAGATGCTGTGAGGTCCGGGGTTAGTCGTATATACTGTTGGGAACACTTGGAAGACGGCATGACGGCTTACAAGTCCTTGAGAGTGATACCAAATTTTGTAGCCAGGAGGGAACAATCGTCTCCATCAGAAATCAGGTAATATTGGGCACAACGAGAAGTCGTCTGGTTTaatgttggtgatgggaCAGAACTGTTGCAGATGTTAATCACGCCATGATTCGCTTTAATTGGTTGGAAGGAAAAGGAATACTTGCGCTGTTGTGGTCGCAATTGCAGTTGCACTGATTGTGTTACTGGTTATTGAGAATTGGCCTTGAGGGTTACTAAGGCATATGCTTTTATCGATGAAGCTCGCGAGATTCCTGTGGTATTCGATATCCTTGTTTAGCATCTCTGTCATACGTCATAATATCTGCTCCTATAATAGACACATACGAGCATCCGGGATCAATTCCCGGATTCCAAGAAAGTAGTTGAGCATAGGTGATATTATTATGACTGCAGATACCGATGCACGTATCGTTTGAAATGACAGTATACTGCTGGCAATTGCTCCTTAATACTGCTGCCTCGAAAGCCGATACTCCAGCTAGGGTGAGAAGCCCCAGACTCAGGTGCTGATAATTCATTGTAGCTTCATAGGCTAGAGTCTTCGAgtagaagaggagaatgatCGATcaggcaaagagaaagagacagagagacatTACTAGAATGGATAATAGACCAGGGCCAATTTAAcagagagaaagacaagaaCATGGATGAGATATTTACAGCGCTCAATCCTTTGATTCTATTACTTCAAGCACGATTGACTTGACCGCCAAATCTACGCGGATTGTTTGTAGAAAGCTGATATCCACTCCCTGATCCATCAAGCCTTGACTCCATTGACTAGTATTGGCGGAgatctctctccctccccccctttctcttaagttttttctttccaagcTGAGATCAAAATATCGGTGAGCGCAGGATTCATTTCTGTTTGTGTCGTACACACCTGAAAATAGGTCAGCATCGGACACATTCTCTCGGTCGCTGTTGGCTGAGATGTCCTGGAGATGTGGGACTGACGGAAACGCACAGAGTGGTGGGGAAACCTACATATGTAGTCAAAATCCTCCCCAAACATGTTAaggttattattatagttagTTAGGTATATATACCTTTGTACTGAGTACGTTTCACACGTTTGCTAACCACGCTTGTCTGTATTAATTGCCCATTAAATACACACCGTATGTCTATTCTATACGAAGACATGCGGTATGGCCCACTCCATGAAAACTGCATATTCACAACAGCCTAGGAGAAGTACTAATATAGACTTCGCTTTTGCACCTTCTCCCCTGTGTTAGTCCGTCGACACCTTTGATCAATTCACGGCTTCAGACTCTTAGTTCCACTAATAGTGCTAATATATCATTCTCCCCTAAGAAAAAATATCTTCGTCTCATTCCTCATTAGGCTGTCTACTTCAGGGCTGAATGACCGTAGGTATTACTGTGGGATAACTACGGGCTCGATTATAGAAAACAAGAGTCTCGCGCCGCCAGATGTCGGTTATGTTAAATACAACTACGAAACAAAATAAGGATTCACATGTAAACCAGACCTGTGCTGATGTTAATAAGGAGAAGACCTTTTTGGGGTGGCACAAACATCTATGCAGCTTTCCTATCTCCGAGTCATGAGAGGCTCAGTTGCCGTCGTACGAGGGCATTTTTGGGCACCGTCTATTTAATTCAATTTGTCTGTTTAGGCAGGAGTCAAAGTACTTATTGCTGTTGCTAATGCCTCTTGTTTCTACCTATCTTCAACCTTGAGAGATTTTCGCTTTGCCATTATGGTGTCACTAAGGCAGCAGCTATCATGGCTCTTTGCCGGCCTTCTACTTACAGTTCTGTCCTCTAACATTCCCATTGTACTGAAACCCGTCACAGCATCtcctcaccatcaccatcactaCCAACATCATATTCGTCGCGTAGAAGCCAACAAATTCTCGGTGACAGCCAATCCCCAATCATCACCTCATCTCTTTGCAGATCTAGAAACAAAGACGGACACGCTAAACGCTCCTGGCCAGGGCGATTTCACATGTGGCCCTGATAAGCCATGTTTCAACAACGCCTGCTGTGGTGACAGCGGCTGGTGTGGCTATGGTCCAACATACTGTGGCAAAGGCTGTCAATCCAACTgcgatgctgttgctgaatGTGGCATATATGCTAAAACTGTTGGCGCTGTTTGTCCTCTCAATGTCTGTTGCTATGAATTTGGCTTCTGTGGGACTACTGCAAACTTCTGCTCCAACGGGTGTCAGTCTAATTGTGTACAACCTAAGCCCTCAGGCACACCAGGCAACACCCAAAAGAGGACGGTTGGCTACTGGGAAGCATGTAACTCACAGCACACATGCGGAAACATGGACGTTGGAGAGATTCCCGTTACATATCTCACTCATCTAAATGTTGCTTTTGGATACATTTCCCAGGACTTGAAAATCACTAACATGGACGGTGTAGCATCTGACATTTACAGAAATGTAGGCAATTTAAAGGCTCAAAATCCCAGTCTAAAGATTATCATCTCGCTAGGAGGCTGGTCATTCAGCGATCCTGGTCCCTGGCGCAGCGTTTTCCCTACGATGGCCGCTTCATCGGGTAATAGCTCCACGTTTATTCAGAACCTATTGGGATTCTTGTCTGAATATGGATATGATGGAGTTGGTAAGctacaaaaaaaaaacggaACCTAAGAGACTTGCAATTTGTTACTGGAGTGCTAATCATTTATGATAGATTTTGGTAAGTATTGGGCTTACATGGATCGCAGCAAAGCAATCTCTTCCGCGTGGTTTGCGATTCACCCCTAAGTATTGCCCAACGGGTCAACGGACAATTTGAATGACCAGTTTCGGACCTTTTGCCTTCAAATAGCAGCTAAAAAGTGAACCATAGAGAATGCTAATTCCATTTATAGATTGGGAATACCCCGGCGCGGATGATCGCGGTGGCAGCGACGCGGATGCTGCCAACTATGTTGCCTTGCTTAAAGACTTAAGAGAAACCATCAATACTAGCGGGAAGGATTACATTATAACCTTTACTGCTCCGACATCATTCTGGTACCTACGGCACTTTGATATCAAAGGCATGGCAGCCTATGCTGATTGGATTAATCTCATGTCTTATGATCTTCATGGAATATGGGATAGCAAAAACCCGATTGGAAGTCAAGTCCTTGCACACACCAACCTTACGGAATTTGACCTCGCTTTAGACTTGGTGAGTCTGATGTATCTGCTAAGTCATATAATGGCTTTTATCAACCACTGTGCTGACGGTGATGCGACTACACACAGTTTTGGCGAGCAGGGGTCGAGCCTTCTAGCATTGTCCTGGGCTTAGCATTTTATGGCCGGACGTTTAATCTCAAATCTGCATCTTGCTGGAAACTAGGCTGCCCCTTCAGCGGCCCTGGAGATGCGGGCCAGTGTACTGGCACCGCGGGCATCTTGTCATACAGAGGTTCGTGTATCTTGAGGCCTTTAGGCAGTGACAGCATTTCAGAGAGAATTCCGACATCAGCAATCGCAGAGGTCCAATCTATCCTTGATCAAACTGGCGCTACCTCATACTTGGATAAGGACGCAGCCGTCAGGTATATGACATATGGCAACGACAGTTGGGTTTCGTGAGTCCTTACCCTTCTACGAGGTATCTCGGCCACAACAAATCCAAGGACGAGCTGACACGAATAATGCAAGATATGACGATGAGACTACATTCCAAGCCAAGATTGAATATGCCAATAAACTTGGCCTCTCAGGACTCTTGATATGGGCCCTCGATCTTGATAGCAGCGGGCTCGATGCGCTCAGGGCTGTCTCAGGCCCTATTAGCCCCACTGGAATTGACAGCTCATACTCGCTTGTTGATCTCAAGAATTTGTTTCCAACAGAAGACCTCCCTCTCTCAGACACCAAGCCAGCATTTGGCTTTGTTCCATTCGGCAGCAGTGGTTCTTTAGCTGACCCCAGCCCTGGTTCTGGCCCATTCGGCTTTCTCTTAATTGCAGGTGACTCGCATGTTGTCACAAACTTaaggaagagagacggcAATCCCGAGCCCATGGTATTTCTTGATTGCCCTTCCAGGGTTAAAGACCAACCGAAAGATGAAGCACAAAAGGCTAGAGTAACATACCTAAGTGATGATTTGAAAGAGTGTTTTCGTGTCTTGGAACGCGGGGTTGAAGGAACTATTGTCGA harbors:
- a CDS encoding NAD dependent epimerase/dehydratase family domain-containing protein; the encoded protein is MRPSEYAIPPEGLVLVTGANGYIASHVVDVLLELGYNVRGTVRQSKPWLDRFFEERYGKGRYESIVVSAMEEEDAFASAAKGTDGIIHVATDVSLASDPHRIIPAVRNGTINALKAASSQESVKRFVLTSSSTAAIIPQANKKGVKVDENTWNDDVVALAWSGKAPDSAKGYITYAASKTEGERAAWKWVEENKPGFVLNTVLPNCNFGRILIPEHMHGSTMGFVRNFFKRDYSALELLPPQYFVDVRDTARLHVAALLDPNVKAERIFAFATEYNWTDVLTILRKLRPDHEFPDDPENEGRDYTEVVPIARAQRLLQDFFGQADWTSLEDSLAAGIEDI